From Flavobacteriales bacterium, one genomic window encodes:
- the dacB gene encoding D-alanyl-D-alanine carboxypeptidase/D-alanyl-D-alanine-endopeptidase: MKRGVIVLAAIALLAAVVFLLKPTSQQEVPVNDTASTDTVDSSEYYIPISDIILVQDSDGVSALNQYISQLAMSNELTHASWGVYAAYVHRDSLLAHYNSDLSMVPASTMKVVTTGVVLDLLGADTRIETLLQYDGVIDTQKRVLRGNIYIRGSGDPSLGSDVFGGCVRDSVLRRWVKAIRNAGIDSIQGAVIGDARAFEYDMIPSGWAWEDMQSGYCAGASGLSFVENVYHIMVEAKPDTFLMSTEMDIPDFQLVSQLKTGQDAPGNAIWVSGAPYMNKCFVHGYVSPDSTKFGIKCQVPDPAYLCAYSLFKALKKKGIHVRDSASTHRRLGRLGSKQPSRVTIQTWKSPTILEMIQYTNTVSHNFYAESLLKYLSYKQTGFGSTVGGTEVIQRYWRRRGLDLRGFYQYDGSGLSRFDAITPKQLVSMLRSYGKDTTLFKQFYGTLPVAGRTGTLRGLCFGTAAEGNVHAKSGYMSRVRSYAGYVTTKDGDLVAFAMMANNFECSPIAMRHHFEKLMALMAELKAPSVPDSSAVPAQTP, translated from the coding sequence ATGAAGAGGGGTGTTATCGTATTGGCGGCAATAGCGCTGTTGGCAGCTGTTGTTTTTTTGCTTAAGCCAACTTCGCAACAGGAAGTTCCTGTTAACGATACCGCTTCCACGGATACCGTAGATTCTTCAGAATATTATATTCCGATCAGCGACATCATCCTGGTTCAGGATTCCGATGGTGTGTCTGCGCTTAATCAATACATCTCACAATTGGCCATGTCCAACGAATTGACGCATGCCTCCTGGGGGGTTTATGCGGCGTACGTGCATCGTGATTCATTGCTGGCTCACTACAACAGCGACCTGAGCATGGTTCCGGCCTCTACGATGAAGGTCGTGACGACCGGCGTTGTCCTGGACCTGCTCGGCGCCGATACACGTATCGAAACATTGTTGCAGTATGACGGTGTGATCGATACCCAGAAGCGTGTGCTCAGGGGCAACATTTATATCCGTGGCAGCGGTGATCCATCATTGGGATCGGATGTTTTCGGCGGTTGCGTCAGGGATTCGGTATTGCGGAGGTGGGTAAAGGCGATCAGAAATGCAGGTATAGATTCCATACAAGGAGCGGTGATCGGCGATGCCAGGGCATTCGAGTATGACATGATCCCATCCGGCTGGGCCTGGGAAGATATGCAGAGCGGATATTGTGCTGGTGCAAGCGGTCTTTCTTTCGTTGAGAATGTGTACCACATCATGGTAGAAGCCAAACCGGATACATTCCTGATGTCAACGGAGATGGACATTCCGGATTTTCAGTTGGTGAGCCAGTTGAAAACCGGACAGGATGCACCTGGAAATGCGATCTGGGTATCGGGTGCCCCGTATATGAATAAGTGCTTTGTTCATGGATATGTATCCCCCGATTCCACGAAATTCGGGATCAAATGCCAGGTCCCGGATCCCGCCTACTTATGCGCATACAGCTTGTTCAAGGCATTGAAAAAAAAGGGCATCCATGTTCGGGATTCTGCAAGTACCCATCGTAGACTGGGGCGGTTGGGTAGCAAGCAACCTTCGAGGGTCACCATACAAACCTGGAAGTCGCCGACAATACTGGAAATGATCCAGTATACCAATACGGTGAGCCATAATTTCTACGCGGAATCGCTGCTAAAATATCTTTCATACAAACAAACAGGATTCGGAAGTACCGTTGGCGGAACCGAGGTGATCCAAAGATATTGGAGAAGGAGGGGACTCGATCTGAGAGGTTTCTATCAGTATGATGGCAGCGGCCTGTCGCGGTTTGATGCCATCACGCCAAAACAACTGGTTTCCATGTTAAGAAGTTATGGAAAAGACACCACGCTGTTCAAGCAGTTTTACGGTACCCTGCCGGTTGCGGGACGCACGGGAACATTAAGGGGATTGTGTTTCGGAACCGCAGCTGAAGGGAATGTTCATGCCAAGAGCGGTTATATGAGCAGGGTAAGAAGTTATGCCGGGTATGTGACCACAAAAGACGGTGACCTCGTTGCTTTTGCGATGATGGCCAATAATTTCGAGTGTTCACCGATAGCCATGCGGCACCACTTTGAAAAACTTATGGCATTGATGGCGGAGTTGAAGGCTCCATCGGTGCCAGATTCTTCAGCTGTTCCTGCACAAACCCCATAA
- a CDS encoding secondary thiamine-phosphate synthase enzyme YjbQ codes for MITQKEISLPPFPRGWHLITDQVERVLADLPETGILHIFIKHTSAGLALNENADPTARHDLEVFMDDLVSENNPTYTHTLEGTDDMPAHIKSVLTGHTLTIPISKGRLNLGTWQGIYLCEFRDRGGSRKLVLTVIS; via the coding sequence ATGATCACACAAAAAGAAATAAGTCTCCCCCCTTTCCCCCGTGGCTGGCACCTGATCACCGACCAGGTGGAACGTGTATTGGCGGACCTTCCGGAAACCGGCATCCTGCACATTTTCATCAAACACACATCCGCAGGGCTCGCACTGAACGAGAATGCCGACCCCACCGCCAGACATGACCTCGAAGTTTTCATGGATGATCTGGTATCGGAAAACAACCCTACCTATACCCACACGCTGGAAGGAACAGACGACATGCCCGCACATATCAAATCCGTATTGACAGGACACACGCTGACCATACCTATCAGTAAAGGTCGCCTGAACCTGGGCACCTGGCAAGGGATATATCTTTGTGAATTCAGAGACAGGGGCGGATCCAGAAAACTTGTTCTCACCGTCATCTCCTGA
- a CDS encoding type IX secretion system membrane protein PorP/SprF — protein sequence MKKMYLLGAAVIMTMAFRSECYSQDSHFSQFYANPLYLNPAMAGSSRCPSLHMNYRNQWPALSGNFVTASASYDQYVKSAEGGLGFYILRDQAGQSTYTVHQAAAMYSYHQDITRSTKVQFGVQAAFIQRTLDWDKLIFGDQLDPKMGLMWNTKEQRPVDSKSMVDISSGIVINNKHIFGGVAVHHLTEPDEAFMNLGESKLPMKYTIHAGMNFYQHGNKRPSLSPNVIYQRQGDFKQLNMGLYWDKEPLVFGIWSRMIERDAVILTVGLKGDKYQLGYTYDATISKLATFSAGAHELSLSFLFECKNRPKKFRTMFCPSF from the coding sequence ATGAAGAAGATGTACTTATTGGGGGCGGCTGTTATAATGACTATGGCCTTCCGGAGCGAATGTTATTCCCAGGACTCCCATTTTTCCCAGTTCTATGCGAATCCACTATACCTGAATCCTGCCATGGCAGGCTCTTCTCGATGTCCTTCGCTGCATATGAATTACCGCAATCAGTGGCCTGCATTGTCGGGTAATTTCGTGACCGCATCCGCCAGTTATGATCAGTATGTAAAGTCTGCCGAAGGTGGATTGGGGTTTTATATTCTGCGTGACCAGGCGGGACAGTCGACCTACACGGTACATCAGGCAGCGGCCATGTATTCGTACCACCAGGATATCACACGGAGTACAAAAGTTCAGTTCGGAGTTCAGGCTGCATTTATTCAGCGCACGCTGGATTGGGATAAGCTGATCTTTGGAGATCAATTGGATCCAAAGATGGGATTGATGTGGAACACAAAGGAGCAGCGCCCGGTGGATTCAAAAAGCATGGTGGATATTTCCTCCGGCATCGTGATCAATAACAAACACATTTTTGGTGGTGTGGCCGTGCATCACCTGACGGAACCCGATGAAGCGTTTATGAACCTTGGTGAAAGCAAGCTTCCCATGAAGTACACCATCCACGCCGGTATGAATTTCTATCAACACGGGAACAAACGGCCAAGTTTGTCGCCGAATGTGATCTACCAACGCCAGGGAGATTTTAAGCAACTGAATATGGGGTTGTATTGGGATAAGGAACCTTTGGTCTTTGGCATCTGGTCGCGCATGATCGAACGTGATGCAGTCATTCTAACCGTTGGTTTAAAGGGAGATAAGTACCAGCTCGGTTATACATATGATGCTACCATAAGCAAACTGGCCACTTTCAGTGCAGGCGCTCATGAATTATCACTGTCGTTTTTATTTGAGTGTAAAAACCGACCGAAGAAATTCCGGACTATGTTTTGCCCTTCGTTTTAA
- a CDS encoding sigma-70 family RNA polymerase sigma factor, with translation MSKRSPVSDQELIEMYRNSHDLKYVGELYQRYTHIITIICLKYLKNQDDAQDAAMDLFEVLCRDLKKHQVKQFKSWLATVTKNLCIKKLRRSSHDDLKEGMAVAEETVVEISGVMDPNVIKEEQLSRLEKLIEEIPAEQATCIKLFYLEEKSYEDIAGITGYSMNEVKSYLQNGKRNLRIRMQKPS, from the coding sequence ATGTCTAAACGTTCACCTGTTTCAGATCAGGAACTGATCGAAATGTACAGGAACTCCCACGACCTGAAATACGTCGGAGAGTTGTACCAGCGATATACCCATATCATAACCATCATCTGTCTGAAATATCTCAAGAACCAGGATGATGCCCAGGATGCGGCCATGGACTTGTTTGAGGTCCTATGCAGAGATCTGAAAAAACACCAGGTAAAGCAATTTAAATCCTGGCTCGCCACCGTCACCAAGAATTTATGTATCAAGAAGTTACGCCGATCCAGCCACGATGATCTCAAGGAAGGGATGGCCGTTGCGGAAGAAACGGTTGTGGAAATCTCAGGTGTCATGGACCCTAATGTTATCAAAGAGGAGCAGTTGAGCCGGTTGGAAAAGCTGATTGAGGAAATTCCCGCAGAACAGGCCACATGCATTAAGCTGTTCTATCTGGAAGAAAAGAGTTATGAAGACATTGCGGGTATCACCGGATACTCCATGAATGAGGTCAAAAGTTATTTACAAAACGGAAAACGCAACCTTAGAATAAGAATGCAAAAGCCCTCCTGA
- a CDS encoding energy transducer TonB, which translates to MQDALKNILTDRSCLNMEELYGYAQGTLSPEIKHSAESHLLDCVLCNEALDAIKEVNQADADLLSQKVNQAIEKQSGFSQGGFDVRNKSWLWIGLAIVAGMASLLSLLPDGGDTDDTVPELNKPYYVDRASRENHLDDFADEWTITDTSAINASDSLQDPTPSETGMVEQSDQKEIQSEKATDANDKKNKKNQASLEGTGQQVTEKDQADNTSINYIQEIDIFRRENLDKRKIKKGEEDTAGGKAYSVLFEEPDSYNAEGMPAFKGGDGRLKQYLEGKITPTESITAKGQPGSAIVSFVINPEGQLSEVTLMKGIDSDYDQQILKAIKEMPSWEPATRKEKEGWAKYTLMFKIQKENTSRQ; encoded by the coding sequence ATGCAGGACGCACTGAAGAACATATTAACCGATAGGTCTTGCCTGAATATGGAGGAGTTGTATGGCTATGCACAAGGCACGCTCTCCCCTGAAATCAAGCACAGCGCAGAATCGCACTTATTGGATTGTGTACTATGTAATGAAGCGCTTGACGCAATCAAGGAAGTAAATCAGGCAGATGCGGATCTTCTTTCACAAAAGGTGAACCAGGCCATTGAGAAACAAAGTGGATTCTCTCAGGGTGGTTTTGACGTCAGGAATAAAAGCTGGTTATGGATCGGGTTGGCGATAGTGGCAGGGATGGCATCCCTTCTATCGTTGTTGCCTGACGGGGGCGACACAGATGATACCGTCCCTGAATTAAACAAACCTTACTATGTAGATCGCGCTTCGCGAGAAAACCATCTGGATGACTTCGCCGACGAATGGACAATTACAGATACTTCTGCCATTAACGCAAGTGACAGTCTGCAAGACCCAACGCCATCCGAAACCGGAATGGTTGAGCAGTCCGACCAAAAAGAAATTCAATCTGAAAAGGCCACTGATGCCAATGACAAGAAAAACAAGAAAAATCAGGCCAGCTTAGAAGGTACCGGGCAACAGGTTACAGAAAAAGACCAGGCAGACAATACGTCGATCAATTATATCCAGGAGATTGACATATTCAGAAGAGAAAACCTTGATAAACGCAAGATCAAAAAAGGAGAAGAGGATACGGCGGGAGGCAAAGCATATTCCGTACTGTTTGAAGAACCCGACTCCTATAATGCCGAAGGTATGCCTGCGTTTAAAGGAGGTGACGGCCGTCTCAAACAATACCTGGAAGGAAAAATCACACCAACGGAATCGATAACCGCAAAAGGTCAACCCGGATCCGCCATTGTAAGTTTTGTAATCAATCCGGAAGGACAACTATCTGAAGTCACCCTGATGAAGGGGATCGATAGCGACTATGACCAACAGATACTGAAGGCCATCAAAGAAATGCCATCCTGGGAACCGGCAACCAGAAAGGAAAAAGAAGGGTGGGCAAAATACACCCTGATGTTCAAAATCCAAAAGGAAAATACATCCCGGCAATAG
- a CDS encoding GH3 auxin-responsive promoter family protein, giving the protein MAFIGTILQESIKLKQSMASGRTKASPLLQQYKTLEKLITYSKDTAFGEDFSFPDLLKEKDLMDAYRSSVPVFNYESMLKTYWSRILEDQENICRPGKTKFFALTSGTSDSASKRVPVTTSMIKAVRKTSIRQMLTLSQFDLPGNFYEKGVLMLGGSTKLQKIGQHDEGDLSGILAGNIPLWFYRFYKPGRKLAMERDWQLKLDNITKEAASWNIGIIAGVPAWVQILMERIIDHYKVKHIHEIWPNLKFFVHGGVSFEPYRKGFNALLGEEINYLETYLASEGFLAFQNGTCPHMQLVLDNGIYFEFIPYNDNNFDDSGNLKPGARSLHINEVDTKTDYAIIITTCAGAYRYLIGDTIRFISTETCEIKITGRTKHFLSLCGEHLSVDNMNTAIKRLAEETGQVIREYTVTGIPYEGMFAHQWYIAMENPTNIEQVQQQLDRILCQINDDYAVERKAALKAVMVKPLQTTTFYRFLKTLGKEGGQNKFPRVLKGALVEKWQTFLNNDPDAR; this is encoded by the coding sequence ATGGCTTTCATTGGAACCATATTACAGGAATCCATCAAACTTAAACAGTCGATGGCTTCAGGCCGCACGAAGGCCAGTCCGTTGCTTCAACAATACAAAACCCTTGAGAAGCTTATCACCTATTCCAAGGACACTGCCTTCGGGGAGGACTTCTCTTTCCCGGATCTGTTAAAGGAAAAGGATCTGATGGATGCCTACAGGTCATCCGTCCCGGTGTTCAACTACGAAAGCATGCTTAAGACATACTGGTCCCGGATTCTTGAGGACCAGGAGAATATCTGCAGACCCGGAAAGACAAAATTCTTTGCCCTTACCTCCGGAACGTCCGATTCCGCAAGTAAACGTGTGCCTGTTACCACAAGCATGATCAAGGCCGTACGAAAAACAAGCATACGTCAGATGCTTACACTTTCCCAGTTCGACCTGCCCGGTAATTTTTATGAAAAGGGTGTGTTGATGTTGGGAGGAAGTACCAAACTCCAAAAGATAGGGCAACATGACGAAGGTGATCTTAGCGGTATTCTTGCCGGAAATATCCCCCTGTGGTTTTACAGGTTTTATAAACCGGGAAGAAAGCTTGCGATGGAGCGCGACTGGCAATTAAAACTGGACAACATCACCAAAGAAGCAGCCTCGTGGAATATCGGTATCATTGCAGGTGTTCCGGCATGGGTTCAAATCCTCATGGAACGTATCATCGATCATTATAAGGTAAAACACATCCATGAGATCTGGCCAAACCTGAAGTTCTTTGTTCACGGAGGCGTATCGTTTGAACCCTATCGCAAGGGATTCAACGCACTGCTGGGCGAGGAGATCAACTACCTGGAAACTTACCTTGCAAGTGAAGGCTTCCTTGCCTTTCAGAATGGCACATGCCCTCATATGCAGCTTGTGCTGGACAACGGCATCTACTTTGAGTTCATCCCCTACAACGACAACAATTTTGATGATTCCGGCAATCTGAAACCCGGAGCCCGGTCACTGCACATCAATGAGGTGGATACAAAAACCGACTATGCCATCATCATTACCACATGTGCAGGAGCCTACCGCTACCTGATCGGTGATACCATCCGTTTCATTTCCACCGAGACCTGTGAGATAAAGATCACCGGGCGCACCAAACATTTTCTGAGTCTCTGCGGAGAACACCTCTCTGTAGACAATATGAATACCGCAATCAAGCGTCTTGCCGAAGAAACCGGGCAAGTGATCAGGGAATATACCGTGACCGGCATTCCGTATGAAGGAATGTTCGCCCATCAATGGTATATCGCCATGGAAAACCCAACCAATATAGAACAAGTGCAACAACAGCTCGACCGTATTCTATGCCAGATCAACGATGATTACGCCGTTGAAAGAAAGGCTGCACTAAAAGCAGTGATGGTAAAGCCATTGCAAACCACCACCTTCTACCGGTTCCTCAAAACCCTTGGCAAAGAGGGAGGCCAAAACAAGTTTCCGCGGGTGCTTAAAGGCGCATTGGTAGAAAAATGGCAGACCTTCCTAAACAACGACCCCGATGCCCGTTGA
- a CDS encoding LysE family transporter → MPVEAIAKGAGMGFLLSLMVGPVFFGLIETSIKKGFWSALFFAIGILAGDASLIFIAYKGSSLISISDDAHFAFKIIGGCLMMGLGLFKIFKRTHSTPENEKVFTIESEHFMRSIIKGLFLNAINPAVMFFWAGMVVVAKSEFPAKEDSITFFLCILGTLFFTDTLKAFLARYLRALVTPKLVNMVSRGVGVVFVIFGVWMMVRK, encoded by the coding sequence ATGCCCGTTGAAGCCATCGCCAAAGGCGCGGGCATGGGATTTCTGTTAAGTCTGATGGTTGGTCCGGTTTTTTTCGGACTGATCGAGACAAGCATCAAGAAGGGTTTCTGGTCGGCACTTTTTTTTGCCATTGGCATCCTGGCCGGGGATGCATCCCTGATATTCATCGCATACAAGGGTTCATCCCTGATCTCCATTTCAGATGATGCTCATTTTGCTTTTAAGATCATCGGAGGCTGTCTGATGATGGGCTTAGGCCTTTTTAAAATCTTTAAAAGAACGCACAGCACACCTGAAAACGAAAAGGTCTTCACCATCGAAAGTGAACATTTTATGCGATCTATTATCAAAGGTCTATTTCTGAATGCCATCAATCCTGCCGTCATGTTCTTCTGGGCAGGGATGGTGGTAGTCGCAAAATCCGAGTTCCCTGCAAAGGAGGACTCCATCACCTTCTTTCTGTGTATCCTTGGAACCTTATTTTTTACCGATACACTGAAAGCATTTCTGGCGAGATACCTGAGAGCGCTGGTCACACCGAAACTTGTTAACATGGTATCACGGGGTGTCGGCGTAGTTTTTGTTATTTTTGGGGTGTGGATGATGGTCCGGAAGTAG
- a CDS encoding YeeE/YedE family protein yields the protein MTDFIDFLRQPMPWYIAGPLIGLMIPLLLITDNRKFGISSSFRHICAACLPKVSGYFKYDWKEKKWNMIFAVGVIAGGFIGGFAFANPEPIRLSNEAIAMFAEWGLPQPDQALIPSTLFSWNFLATWKGMILIVAGGFLVGFGTRYAEGCTSGHSITGLSLLRYESLIATIFFFAGGMLMSNLILPWILKSGL from the coding sequence ATGACAGATTTTATTGATTTCCTCCGACAACCTATGCCCTGGTATATTGCAGGGCCACTTATCGGTTTAATGATACCACTGCTGCTAATCACAGACAACCGTAAATTCGGTATTTCATCTTCATTCAGGCACATTTGCGCGGCCTGTCTCCCCAAAGTAAGCGGGTATTTCAAGTATGACTGGAAAGAAAAAAAGTGGAACATGATTTTTGCAGTCGGCGTGATAGCCGGTGGCTTTATCGGTGGTTTTGCATTTGCAAACCCTGAGCCCATCAGGTTATCCAATGAAGCCATTGCCATGTTTGCAGAATGGGGCCTCCCCCAACCGGATCAGGCGCTGATTCCTTCTACCCTGTTCAGCTGGAACTTCCTTGCTACCTGGAAAGGAATGATTCTCATCGTTGCCGGTGGGTTTCTGGTGGGTTTCGGAACACGGTATGCAGAAGGCTGCACTTCCGGACATTCGATCACCGGCTTGTCTCTCCTGCGTTATGAGTCATTAATCGCCACCATTTTTTTCTTTGCAGGAGGCATGCTCATGTCTAACCTGATCCTGCCATGGATCCTTAAATCCGGGTTATGA
- a CDS encoding YeeE/YedE family protein yields the protein MMKTRMFFLGLIFGTILTKSEVISWYRIQEMFHFQSFYMYGVFATAIPVGIITTQLMKKFGTKTLNGDPIRWPEYHFTKGHVIGGFLFGLGWSMTGACPGPLFALAGGGYTVIIVALVSAILGTYVYGWLSDKLPQ from the coding sequence ATGATGAAGACACGTATGTTTTTTCTGGGCCTTATCTTTGGTACGATCCTGACCAAATCGGAGGTGATCTCATGGTACCGGATTCAGGAGATGTTCCACTTCCAGTCATTCTATATGTACGGTGTTTTTGCAACGGCTATTCCCGTCGGAATCATCACCACCCAACTCATGAAAAAGTTCGGGACCAAAACCCTGAACGGAGACCCCATTCGCTGGCCGGAATATCATTTTACAAAAGGCCATGTGATCGGAGGCTTCCTGTTCGGTCTCGGCTGGAGCATGACCGGGGCATGCCCGGGACCGCTGTTTGCATTAGCAGGCGGAGGATATACGGTGATCATTGTAGCCCTCGTAAGCGCTATTCTGGGCACTTACGTTTACGGTTGGTTGAGCGACAAACTACCACAGTAA
- a CDS encoding cation:proton antiporter, protein MDISLVIVVLGLLIFSAYIFNGLFSYTRVPNVLLLLIVGLVVGPLTSWIKPYQFGEMGPVFTSVTLVLILFESGTKLKLDDLAASIGSASLLTLVNFLIGSLIAGFVAYLFMGLSSIGAAFFGTIVSGTSSAIVIPMVNQMGLNKKAGSILLLESAISDVLCLVVGLTLLPAMKAGSFDLSVILGKIWKSFLLALLMGSVTGLAWSVILKWIRTIRNPLFSNLAFAFILYGVTEKLGLNGGMAVLGFGIVLGNAYTLQKSRLSVLIPAQELTENEKGFFSELAFITQTYFFVYVGIHMQFGGPTPYIAALLIIAGILFARPWAVRFLTRGKLPMKDLATMSLMSPKGLVPAILASLPLQRGIAEGRAIQDLAYALILLSIVLCTLFMVLTNRYPKLRDRWFAMLKVKASPEEETEEQSQEVEAVMVENAPAETDTSLPESDQNTEGTSGTTSP, encoded by the coding sequence ATGGATATCTCCCTTGTCATTGTAGTCCTGGGTTTGCTGATCTTTTCAGCTTACATTTTCAACGGCCTCTTCAGTTACACCCGCGTTCCGAACGTACTGTTATTGTTGATTGTGGGTTTGGTCGTTGGCCCCTTAACATCGTGGATCAAGCCTTATCAGTTCGGAGAAATGGGGCCGGTATTTACTTCGGTGACCCTGGTGCTGATCCTTTTCGAAAGTGGCACCAAGCTCAAGCTGGATGATCTGGCAGCCTCCATCGGTTCCGCATCCCTGCTTACGCTGGTAAACTTTCTCATCGGCAGTCTGATTGCCGGTTTTGTCGCATACCTGTTCATGGGGCTTTCCTCCATTGGCGCAGCGTTCTTTGGCACCATTGTTTCCGGTACGTCTTCCGCTATCGTGATCCCCATGGTGAACCAAATGGGGTTGAACAAGAAGGCAGGATCCATACTCCTGCTCGAGTCGGCCATCAGTGATGTGCTTTGTCTGGTTGTCGGTTTAACCTTGCTGCCCGCTATGAAGGCAGGATCTTTTGATCTTTCCGTGATCCTGGGAAAGATTTGGAAATCGTTTCTTCTGGCCCTGTTGATGGGTAGCGTTACCGGGCTGGCATGGTCGGTGATTCTCAAATGGATCAGAACCATACGTAACCCATTATTCTCCAATCTCGCATTTGCTTTTATTCTTTACGGCGTCACAGAAAAGCTGGGATTGAACGGGGGGATGGCGGTATTGGGATTCGGTATTGTACTGGGCAATGCATACACTCTCCAAAAAAGCAGACTGAGTGTACTGATCCCCGCCCAGGAATTAACCGAGAATGAGAAGGGTTTCTTCTCGGAACTGGCTTTTATCACCCAAACATACTTCTTTGTTTATGTGGGCATCCACATGCAGTTCGGTGGCCCCACGCCGTATATCGCAGCCCTGCTGATCATTGCAGGCATCCTTTTCGCCCGGCCCTGGGCGGTGCGGTTTCTCACCCGTGGAAAGCTTCCGATGAAAGACCTGGCAACCATGTCGTTGATGTCACCCAAAGGACTGGTACCCGCCATCCTTGCCTCCCTTCCCCTGCAAAGAGGTATTGCGGAAGGAAGGGCCATCCAGGATCTCGCCTATGCCCTGATTCTTCTGAGCATCGTACTCTGCACCTTGTTTATGGTATTGACAAATCGCTATCCGAAACTGCGCGACCGGTGGTTTGCCATGCTAAAAGTAAAGGCATCACCGGAAGAAGAGACCGAGGAGCAATCTCAGGAAGTTGAGGCTGTCATGGTCGAAAATGCACCCGCTGAAACCGATACCTCCTTACCTGAATCAGACCAGAACACCGAAGGGACCTCCGGTACAACTAGCCCCTGA
- a CDS encoding glycosyltransferase, with product MSDPRILIFTDWYLPGFKAGGPIRSLANLSSSISGKAEVFVVTGHADYQSATSYEGVNIGEWNAGPSGEKVYYTPPDLLNNALFAEVLKHVRPDVIYLNSMFSVPFALRPLQYFAKAGVKIILAPRGMLSPGSLSVKPVKKHIFLLASRMSGMFRHVEFHATSHEEVVQIRKHIGAKSRVSMLPNFPTVVKEEPISRVKSPGSLKMIFVGRIAEEKNLKGALHVLQGISSGRIEMDVVGEIYSPSYYAACKDLANKLPDHVKVNFIGALSPADLRAKLLECHVLFLPTTGENYGHTILESMAAGCPVLITDRTPWRKLQEEGVGWDLDMKDEAGFCRAIIEAMNWDQGAFDKMMSSAFRYYRIHTDVKDLAEKYLEMFRG from the coding sequence ATGTCTGATCCTCGCATCCTGATATTTACGGATTGGTATCTGCCGGGATTTAAAGCCGGAGGCCCGATCCGTTCGCTTGCGAATCTGTCTTCATCGATCTCCGGAAAGGCGGAGGTGTTTGTGGTGACCGGTCATGCAGACTACCAGTCGGCCACATCCTATGAAGGGGTGAATATAGGTGAATGGAATGCCGGACCTTCAGGGGAGAAGGTGTATTATACCCCGCCGGATTTATTGAACAATGCGTTGTTTGCTGAAGTCTTGAAACATGTTCGGCCGGATGTCATTTACCTGAACAGCATGTTCTCGGTGCCATTTGCATTAAGACCACTTCAGTATTTTGCGAAAGCCGGAGTAAAGATTATCCTTGCCCCCCGCGGAATGCTGTCGCCAGGTTCGCTTTCGGTAAAGCCTGTGAAGAAGCATATTTTTTTGCTGGCCAGTCGCATGTCCGGGATGTTCAGACACGTTGAGTTTCATGCTACAAGTCACGAAGAGGTCGTTCAGATCAGAAAGCATATCGGGGCCAAAAGCCGGGTATCCATGTTGCCCAATTTTCCGACGGTGGTGAAGGAAGAACCCATATCGAGGGTAAAATCTCCCGGATCCCTGAAGATGATATTCGTAGGTCGGATCGCTGAGGAGAAAAACCTGAAAGGTGCATTGCACGTGTTGCAGGGGATTTCTTCAGGGCGAATTGAAATGGATGTCGTAGGCGAGATTTACAGTCCATCCTATTACGCAGCGTGCAAGGATTTGGCGAATAAACTTCCTGATCACGTAAAGGTGAATTTTATCGGAGCCCTATCACCGGCAGATTTGCGAGCTAAACTTCTGGAGTGTCATGTGTTATTTCTACCAACAACCGGAGAGAACTATGGGCATACGATACTGGAGTCCATGGCTGCCGGTTGCCCCGTGCTTATCACGGATAGAACACCATGGAGAAAGCTACAGGAGGAAGGCGTGGGTTGGGATCTGGACATGAAAGATGAGGCCGGTTTTTGCCGTGCCATTATCGAGGCGATGAACTGGGATCAGGGCGCATTTGATAAAATGATGTCTTCCGCATTTCGCTATTACCGGATTCATACGGATGTGAAAGACCTCGCTGAAAAGTACCTTGAAATGTTCAGGGGCTAG